The Streptomyces sp. NBC_00236 DNA window TGGTGACGTGCTGCGCGCCGGGAATCAGCCGGGCCATCCGGGCGATGTCCTGCTGGTCGATCCGGCTCCTGGGGCCACCGCCGATGACGAGGGTGGGGGCGGTGATCTGGCCGAGGAGTTCACGGCCTGCCGGATCCGGGTCGCCCAGCTGGGCGTCGATGGAGGGCACCAGCGGCCAGTCGAAGTCCAGCTGCCCGTCGGGGCGTTCGGCGACTGCTCGGGGCGTTTCGAGCGGGAAGGGCGGCGGCGCCTCCTCGATGACGAGGCGGCCGATGAGTCCGGGCTGCCGTTCGGCGAGCAGATACGCCGCGGCGCCGCCCATGGAGTGTCCGACGACCGTGGCACCGGCGAGGTTGCGTACTTCCAGGAAGGCGTGCAGGTCGTCGCGGAACAGCTCGAAGGAGTAGCGGCCTGGCCAGTCGCTGAGTCCGTGGCCGCGGAAGTCGAAGGCGTACACCCGGTGCCGGGCGGCGAGCCGTTCGGCGACGGTGGTCCAGGTGTTGCTGGAACCGCACCGTCCGTGGACGAGGACGACGGGAGGTGCGGACGGGTCGCCCCACACGCGGTGGGCGAGCCGGACCCCGCCGGCCTGGACGCTGTGCACGTCCGGGTCCAGGAAGGCGGTGACGGTCCGGACGAAGGCGCCCGGGTCGTCGAGCCAGGGGAAGTGACCGGCGCCGCGCTGCACGGCGAACTCCGATTCCGGGAAGAGTGCGGCCAGTTCGGCGGCGCGGTCGGGCGTGGTCACGCCGTCGTACGCGCCTGCGAGGACGAGCACGGGGCAAGGAAGGGTCCGCAGCGCGGCGACCGTCGCGGCCGGGTCGAACGCCCCTTGCCCGTAATAGGCCTGCGCCGCCTCGGAGTTGATCTGCCGCGCGGACAGATCCGCATGAGCCTGTGCGGCCGCGTCCCAGCGCCCGTAGAGGAACGGCCTGGCCGCTGCGCGCAGCTCGTCCGTCATGCGTCCTGCCCAGATCTCCTCCAGAGCCGGGAGCGCCTGCCCGTACCAGGGTTCGGCGCTGCGCAGCGCGGCGGCCTCCCGGGCCTCGCGCTCGACGAACGGAAAGCCGACCGCCCTGGTGGTGGGCGCGACGAGGATCAGGCTCCGCACCGCCTGCGGGTACCGTGCCGCGTAGAGCGCGGCGAGGTCCCCGGCCGCCGAGTGGGCGAGCAGGTCGGCACCGTCGATCCCCAGGTGCCGGCGCAACGCCTCGATATCCTCGACGAGCCGGTCGCACCGGTAGGTGGAGATGTCGTCCGGTACGGCGGAGTCCCCCGTGCCGCGCAGATCGAGGACGACCAACTGCCGTACGGCGGAGAGCCCGCCGAGGTCCCCGAGGTAGGCGCCGGCTCTCATCGCACCGCCCGGCAGGCAGATCAGCGGCTCGCCCTCCCCCATGACGTGATAGGCGAGCTCGGTCCCGTCGTACGTGCGGAAGGTCGGCATGGACCCATCCAAACAGGGCCGACCGGGTGATGCAGCCGTGTTCGGTAGGGGCGTATCGGTGGCACGTTCCGGATACGCCGCGCCTCTTGCCACACCGGGGAAGATCCTGAATTACTGCTCCCGGAAGGAACGACCGAATGATCGGTCGTCTGCACGGCGCACGGACGAGGGAGATCGGCATGGCGGTTCTGCTGGACGCTGCGGAACGGATGAGCAGCGAGGAGCTGGCGTCTCTGCAGCTGGAGCGGCTGCGGGCCACCCTGCATCATGCGTACGACCGGGTCGGTCACTACCGGCGGGCGTTCGACCGGGCGGGGCTGCATCCGGACGACTGCCGCTCGCTGGCCGATCTGGCCCGGTTCCCCTTCACCACCAAGGCCGATCTGCGCGACAACTACCCGTTCGGGATGTTCGCGGTACCCGAGGAGCAGGTGCGGCGGATCCACGCCTCCAGTGGCACGACCGGCCGCCCGACGGTCGTCGGCTACACGGACAAGGACCTGGACACCTGGGCCGACGTGGTGGCCCGCTCGATCAGGGCGGCCGGCGGACGCCCCGGGCACAAGGTCCATGTCGCGTACGGGTACGGGCTGTTCACCGGCGGGCTGGGCGCGCACTACGGCGCGGAGCGGCTCGGCTGCACGGTCATTCCGGCCTCGGGCGGCATGACGGCCCGGCAGGTCCAGCTGATCCAGGACTTCCGGCCCGAGATCATCATGGTGACGCCGTCCTACATGCTGACGCTCCTGGACGAGTTCGAGCGACAGGGCGTCGACCCACGGACGACGTCGCTGAAGGTGGGGATCTTCGGCGCCGAGCCGTGGACTCAGGAGATGCGCCGCGAGATCGAGGAGCGGTTCGCGATCGACGCCGTCGACATCTACGGGCTGTCCGAGGTGATGGGTCCGGGGGTGGCGCAGGAGTGCGTGGAGACGAAGGACGGGCTGCACATCTGGGAGGACCACTTCTATCCGGAGGTGGTCGACCCGTTCACCGGCGAGGTGCTGCCCGAAGGGGCGGAGGGCGAGCTGGTGTTCACCTCGCTCACCAAGGAGGCCATGCCGGTGATCCGCTACCGGACCCGCGACCTGACGAGGCTGCTGCCCGGCACGGCCCGGGTCTTCCGGCGCATGGAGAAGGTCACCGGGCGCAGCGACGATCTGGTGATCCTGCGCGGGGTGAACCTCTTCCCGACGCAGATCGAGGAGATCGTGCTCCGTACACCGGGGGTCTCGCCGCATTTCCAGCTGCGGCTGACCCGGGAGGGGCGGCTGGACGTGCTGACGGTACGGGCCGAGGCCCGGGCCGGAGCGACACCGGAGCAGCGGGAGGCGGCCGCCGCTTCGGTCGCGGCGGCCGTCAAGGACGGGATCGGCGTATCGGTCGGGGTCGAGATCCTCGATCCGGAGACGCTGGAGAGGTCCGTCGGCAAGTTCAGAAGGATCGTGGACGAGCGGGAGCAGCGGGGCAGTTGACGTCGGGGCCCAACAGCCGCCCCGCGTCTGGTCACGGCGCTCCGCCCGCGCCCGGGCGCGGCCGTCCCGGAGACCAGGGACGCCACCGACAGCTTCTCCATGTCGGGGTCGCCCTCGTCCGTCGGTAGCCGCCCTCTTCGACTCAGGCGAAGCGGTCGCGGAGCTCGCGCTTGAGGATCTTTCCGCTGGCGTTGCGCGGGAGAGCGTCCACGAACACGACCCTCTTCGGGGCCTTGAAGTGGGCGAGCTTCTCGCGGGCGTGGTCGATCAGTTCGGCCTCGGTGGCCTCCCCGCGCAGCACCACCACGGCGGTGACGGCTTCGATCCAGCGCTCGTCGGGCAGTCCGACGACGGCCGCCTCGGCGACGGCGGGGTGGGTGTAGAGCGCGTCCTCGACCTGGCGGGAGGCGACGAGGACGCCGCCGGAGTTGATGACGTCCTTCACCCGGTCGACGACGGTGAAGTAGCCCTCCGCGTCACGGACGGCGAGGTCGCCGGAGTGGAACCAGCCGTCGCGGAACGCCTCGGCACTCTCCTCGGGCTTGTCCCAGTAGCCGCTGCACAGCTGGGGCGAGCGGTAGACCACCTCGCCCGCGGTGCCGTCGGGAACGTCCTTGCCGTTCTCGTCGACGACCTTCGCCTCGACGAAGAGGACGGGCCGGCCGCAGGAGTCCATCCGGCCCTCGTGCTCGTCCGGTCCCAGGACGGTGGCGAGGGGGCCGATCTCGCTCTGGCCGAAGCAGTTGTAGAAGGCGAGCTCCGGAAGGCGTGCGCGCAGGCGTTCCAGTACCGGGACGGGCATGATCGAAGCCCCGTAGTACGCCTTGCGCAGACCGCCGAGGTCGCGGACCGCGAAGTCCGGGTGGTTGGCAAGACCGATCCAGACGGTGGGCGGGGCGAAGAGACTGTCGGCCTGCCCCGACTCGACGAGGCCGAAGATCCGGGCCGCGTCCGGGGCGTCGAGAATCGTGTTCTCGGCGCCGACCGCGAGGTAGGGCAGCAGGAACACGTGCATCTGCGCCGAGTGGTAGAGCGGCAGGGCGTGCACGGGCCGGTCGGCGGCGCGCAGATCGAGGGCGGTGACGGCACTGACGTACTCGTGGACGAGGGCGCCGTGCGTCATCATCGCGCCCTTGGGCAGGGCGGTGGTGCCGGACGTGTACAGCAGCTGCACGAGGTCGTCCGCCGACGGTTCGTGCGCGGACGTGAAGGGGCGCGGAGTGCCGAGTTCGGCCAGGAGCGAGCCGGGGGCGTCGCGCAGCGGCCGTACGGCATGCCCCGGCGGGACACGGCCGGCGAGGTCGGGGTCGGTGAGGACCAGCGAGCTGCCTGACTGGCTCAGGATGTACGCGAGGTCCTCGCCCGTGAGGTTCTGGTTGACCGGCACATGGACGAGTCCGGCGCGGGCGCAGGCGAGGTACGCGATCAGGTACGCGTCGGAGTTGTGGGCGTAGGAGGCGACCCGGTCCCCCGGGTGCAGTCCGTGGCCGTCCATGAGGACGGCGGCCGCGGTGCTGACCGCCTCGTCGAGCCCGCGGTAGGTCCAGGCCCGGTCGGCGTACCGCAGGGCGGTCCGCTCGGGGGTGCGCCGTGCGCTGCGGGTCACGACGCCGTCGACTGTGCTGCTGCGTACACCGGTCATGGCGTGATCCTGTGCGGCCGGGGCCGCGGGGTCAAGGTCTGGATACCGACCGGGATGTTGACAGACGTACAGGCGTGCTGGCTGAGTGGCCCATGACATCTCGAACTCCTGAGTAACCGTCTCTCGCACCCGCAGAGTTGGGAGGAACGTTGCCCCTCCGGAACCGTCTGAGGATTCTCGCCGTATCCGGTCTCGCGCTGTTCACCGTGTCGGCGTCCCTGCCGCCGGCCTCGGCGCACACCACCCGCACTCACCATCCGTCGGGCGGCGGGCTGACCGCCGTGATCCGCTACACCGAGTACGGCATTCCGCACATCGTGGCGAAGGACTACGCGAATCTGGGCTTCGGCAACGGCTGGGCGCAGGCCGCCGACCAGGTGTGCACGCTCGCCGACGGCTTCGTCACGCTGCGCGGGGAGCGGTCCCGGTACTTCGGTCAGGACGCGGCGCCGGACGGCTCGCTGTCCTCGGCGGCGAAGAACCTGTCCAGCGACCTGTACTTCCGCGGGGTACGCGACAGCCGCACCGTGGAGAAGCTGCTGAAGGTGCCCGCCCCGGCCGGACCGAGCCGTGCGACGAAGGAACTCCAGCGCGGCTGGGCAGCCGGCTACAACGCCTGGCTGGCGCAGAACCGGATCACCGACCCTGCCTGCCGGGGCGCCCGCTGGGTGCGCCCGGTGACCACGCTCGATGTCGCGGAGCGGGCCTTCGCGCTCTCCGTGCTCGGCGGCCAGGGCCGCGGCATCGACGGCATCACGGCCGCGCAGCCGCCCGCCGCCGCCCCGGCGCCCGCTCCCCCGGCGCCCGGCGAGGCGGCGGACGCGGCGGCGCGGCTGCTGTCGACGCAGAACGCGGACATGGGGTCCAACGCCGTCGCGTTCCGCGGCAGTACGACGGCGAACGGGCGCGGGCTGCTGCTCGGCAACCCGCACTATCCCTGGCAGGGCGGGCGGCGGTTCTGGCAGTCCCAGCAGACCATCCCGGGTGAGCTGAATGTGGCGGGCGGTTCGCTGCTGGGTTCCGCGACGATGTCCATCGGGCACAACGCGCACGTCGCGTGGAGCCACACGGTGGCCACGGGCGTCACGCTCAACCTGCATCAGCTGGCCCTCGATCCGGCCGATCCGACCGCGTACCTGGTGGACGGGAAGCCGCAGCGGATGACGAAGCGCACGGTCTCCGTCGCGGTCGAGGGCGGCGGGTCGGTGACGCGCACCCAGTGGTGGACCCGGTACGGCCCCGTCGTCACCTCGCTCGGTGCGGGTCTGCCGCTGCCCTGGACGCAGACGGCCGCGTACGCGCTGGGCGACCCGAACGCGGTGAACCTGCGCTCCGGAGACACCGCGCTCGGGTTCAGCAAGGCCCGCAGCACGGCCGGGATCAAGGAGGCGCTGCGACGTACGCAGGGGCTGCCGTGGGTCAACACGATCGCGGCCGACTCCGCCGGGCACACGCTCTTCTCGCAGTCGCAGGTGCTGCCGAGGATCACGGACGAGCTCGTGCAGCGCTGTTCGGCGCCGCTGGGCAGGGCCACGTATCCGACGTCGGGACTCGCGGTGCTCGACGGCTCGCGGAGCGACTGCGTACCGGGGTCGGATCCGGACGCGGTGCAGCCCGGCATCTTCGGCCCGGGCCGGATGCCCACCGTGGAGAACGCGCCGTACGTCGAGAACTCCAACGACAGCGCCTGGCTGACGAACGCCGACGCCCCGCTGACCGGGTACGAACGCATCTTCGGGAACGTGGGCACACCGCGCTCCATGCGGACGCGGGGCGCCGTCGAGGACGTCTCGGCGATGGCGGAGCAGGGCCGGCTGACCGTCGCCGATCTGCAGCGCCAGCAGTTCGCGAACCGGGCGCCGGCCGGTGACCTGGCCGCATCCGGTCTGGCACGCGCCTGCGAGACGCTGCCCGGTGGCACGACTCCCGGGAGCACGGGCACACCGGTCGACGTCTCGGCGGCCTGCCCGGTGCTGCGCGCCTGGGACCGGACGGTCGACACGGGGAGCCGGGGCGCGTTGCTCTTCGACCGGTTCTGGCGCCGGGCGGTGGCCGTGCCGGCGTCCGACCTGTGGAAGGTGCCGTTCTCCCCGGCCGACCCGGTCGGCACGCCGAACACGCTCAACACCTCGGCACCGCCTGTCCTCGCAGCCCTCGCCGACGCGGTGACCGAGCTGAGGGGTGCGGGCATCGCCCTGGACGCACCGCTGGGCGAGCACCAGTCCGTACTGCGGGGTGAACGGCGTATCCCGATCGGCGGCGGGACGGAGGCCCTGGGGATCTGGAACAAGACGGAGGGTGTGTGGGACGCGGCGGCCGGCGGGTACACGGACATCTCGACCGGTTCCAGCTACATCCAGGCGGTCGGCTGGGACGGCGGTCCCTGTCCGGTGGCGCGCACCCTGCTCACCTACGCGCAGTCGTCGAACCCGGCGTCGCCGCACTACAGCGATCAGACCGAGCTGTACTCGGGTGAGCGCTGGGTGACGTCGCGGTTCTGCGAGGAGGACATCGCGCGTTCACCCGCCCTGAAGGTGGTGCGGGTGCACGAGCACCGCTGAGACCCGGTGGCCCGCGATCGGCCCCTGCCCGTTGACCGGTCGGGGGCTGATCGCGAGGAAGACGAACGCGACGAAGACGGACAGGTGCACGCCGCCCCCGGAGCAGCGGCCGGTGCCCGCTCGCAGGGAGGGACGCCCGGACAGGCCGTCAGCTGTGCCCTTCCCAGTACGGCTCGCGCAACCGTCGTTTGTACAGCTTGCCGTTGGGGTCGCGGGGCATCGTCGTGATGAAGCCGAGGGTCTTGGGCCGTTTGTACCCGGCGAGCAGGCCGTCGCAGTGCCCGAGGATCTCGGCTGCGAGCTCGTCACCCGCCTCGTGTCCCTCGGCGGCCTCGACGACCGCTCTGACCTCCTCGCCCCAGTCGGCGTGCGGGATGCCGAAGACGGCGGCGTCGGCGACGGCGGGGTGACTGAGCAGGGCGCTCTCGATCTCGGCGGGGTAGATGTTCACCCCGCCGGAGATGATCATGTCGATCTTGCGGTCGCGGAGGAAGAGATAGCCGTCCTCGTCCAGCACGCCGAGGTCACCGACGGTGAAGAAGTCGCCGATGCGGTTCTTCCTCGTCTTGCCCTCGTCCTTGTGGTAGCTGAAGCCGCCGGTGCTCATCTTCATGTAGACGGTGCCGAGCTCGCCCGGGCCGAGCCGGTTGCCGTCGTCGTCGAAGACCGCGAGTTCGCTGATCGGCCAGGCCCGGCCGACGGTGCCCGGCTTCTTCAGCCAGTCGTCGGCGGTGGCGAAGGCGCCGCCTCCCTCGCTGGCCGCGTAGTACTCCTCCACGCACCGGCCCCACCAGTCGATCATGGCCCGTTTGACGTGGTCGGGGCAGGGGGCGGCGCCGTGGATGGCGTGGCGCATCGCCGAGACGTCGTACCGCTGCCGGACCCCTTCGGGGAGGGCGAGAAGGCGGTGGAACTGGGTGGGGACCATGTGGGTGTGGGTGCAGCGGTGGGTGTCCATCGCCCGCAGCATCTCCTCGGGCGACCACTTGTCCATCAGGACGAGGGGGTGGCCGATGTGCAGGGCGGCGCCCGCGAACTGGAGCACGGCGGTGTGGTAGAGCGGCGAGCAGACCAGGTGGACGTTGCCGTCGAACGGCTTGATGCCGAAGATGCCGAGGAAGCCGCCGAGGTAGCTCTCCTCGGGAAGCTTGCCCGGCAGCGGGCGGCGGATGCCGCGCGGGCGGCCGGTGGTGCCGGAGGTGTAGTTCATGACCCAGCCCAGCGTGCGGCCCTCCGGGGGCGACACCGGCCGGTTCTCCAGCAGTTCGGCGTACGGGCGGAAGCCGTCGACCGCACCGACGCCGTAGCGGTGGCTCGTGGGCAGTTTCGCCTCGTCGGCGGCGGCGGTCGCTGCCTCGGTGAAGCGTTCGTGGGCGATGAGCACCTTGGCGCCGGAGTCGGAGACGATCCAGGCGATCTCCGGCCCGACGAGGTGGTGGTTGACGGGGACGAGGTAGAAGCCGGCCTGCGAGGCGGCGAGGTAGGCGGTGAGGAACTCGACGCCGTTGGGCAGCACGACCGCGAAGGCGTCGCCCTCTTCGAGTCCGGCCGCGCGCAGTCCGTGGACCATGCGGTTGGCCTCGGCGTGCAGCCGCCCCGCCGTCCATGTCCCGCCGTCGGGCGCGATCAGGACCGTGCGGTCGGGGTCGGCGGTGGCCTGGGCCCAGAAGCCGTTGGGCGGCTGGTTCATGAGGCGCTCCGTCCGGCGATGCGGTTGATCCGGTCGATGGCTCGTTCGAAGCCGCTGGTCAGGTCGTCGAAGACGGCCTGCACGCTGCGTTCGGTGTTCATCCGGCCGACGATCTGGCCGACGGGCGTGCCGAGCAGGGCGCCCGTCTCGTACTTCTGGATACGGGATACGGCCTCGGCGACCAGGAGTCCCTGAAGCGGCATGGGCAGGGTGCCCGGACCCGACGGATCGTCCCAGGCGTCGGTCCATTCGGTACGGAGCTGGCGTGCGGGTTTGCCGGTGAGGGCGCGCGAGCGGACGGTGTCGCCGGAGCCCGCGGCCAGGAGCTTGGCCGTCAGGGCCCGGGAGTGCATGTCGGCCTCCTCGGTGGTCAGCCAGAGGGAGCCGAGCCAGACGCCCTGGGCGCCCAGGGCGAGTCCGGCGGCGATCTGTTCACCGCTGCCGATGCCTCCCGCGGCGAGGACCGGGAGCGGCCCCACGGCGTCGACCACGTCCGGGACGAGGACCATGGAGGCGATCTCGCCGGTGTGGCCGCCCGCCTCGTACCCCTGCGCGACGACGATGTCGATGCCCGCGTCCGCGTGGTGGCGTGCGTGCCGGGCGCTTCCGGCGAGGGCGGCGACGAGGACGTCCTGGTCGTGGGCGCGGGCGACGACGTCGGCGGGCGGTGAGCCCAGCGCGTTGGCGAGGAGCTTGATGGGGTAGTCGAACGCCACATCCAGCTGGTTGCGGGCGACTTCCTCCATCCAGCCCGTGATGCGCCAGCCCGACGCCTCGCCGTCGGCGAGTTCGGGGACGCCGTGTCTGGCGAGGGTCTCCTGGACGAACTGCCGGTGGCCGGGCGGGATCATCGCCTCCACATCGGCCTCGCTCACACCCTCCACCTTCTTCGCCGGCATGACGACGTCGAGGCCGTAGGGCTTGCCGTCGGTGTGTTCCTGCATCCAGTCGAGGTCGCGTGCGAGGTCGTCGGGTGCGGTGTAGCGGACCGCGCCGAGTACGCCGAATCCACCGGCCCGGGTGATGGCCGCGGCCACCGCCGGGAAGGGCGTGAAGCCGAAGATGGCGTGCTCGATCCCCAGTTTTTGACTCAGCTCCGTCTCCATGGGCGGCAGGATGCCGCAGTCCGACGGACGAGGGAAGAGATTTTCTGATGCAGTGTCAGATTCTTTCTGATCCCGGGGCCTGCGGGACGGCGGGGGGTGACAGTACTCTCTGCTTCGGCAGGAAGTTTCAGACTCGGAAGAGATTTCGAAAGTTACTTTCACGGCATGGGGAAGGGGTTCCGGATGACCGAGGACACGGCGGGCGGGGGCATCGGCCGGCGGAGGCTGGGCGGTGGGATGCTGGCCCTGGGCGGCGCACTCGCCCTGGCGCCGATCCCGTTCGCGAAGGCGGCGTCTGCCACGGAGTCGGGGGCGGGGTCGTCGGACATGAGTACAGGGACTGCGGCGCGGACGCCTTCGGGGCAGGGCGGACCGACCCTGCGGCGCGGGTCCGCCGCCCGTGCGGGACTGCTTCAGGAGCCGCTCGACCAACTGGTCACCGAGGCGCAGAAATATCTCGCCGACTCCCCCAAGCACCCGTGGTACGCGGGCGCCGTCCTGCTCGCGGGACGGGGCGGGACCGTGGCGCTGCACCGGCCGATCGGCAAGGCGGTGCGCTATGCGGCGTACGACGAGAAGACCGACACCGGTGTGGAGTTCCCGGCCGACCAGCAGATCGACATGGCCGAGGACACCGTCTTCGACCTGGCGTCGGTGTCGAAGCTGTTCACGTCGATCCTGGCCGTGCAGCAGATCGAACGCGGCAGGCTGGAGCTGGAGGCACCCGTCGCCTCCTACCTTCCCGACTTCGCCGGGGGCGGCAAGCAGGACATCACCATCCGTCAGCTGCTCACGCACACCTCGGGATTCCGCGCCTGGATCCCGCTCTACAAGGCGCCCACCCGTGAGGGAAAGCTGGAGCTGATCTGGAACGAGGTACCGGCGAACCCGCCCGGCACCGCGTATCTCTACTCCGACCTCAACCTGATCTCGCTCCAGCTGGTACTGGAGAAGATCACCGGACAGACCGAGGACGTACTGCTCCGCGAGCAGATCACCGCTCCGCTGGGGATGCACCGCACTCGCTACAACCCGCCGGCCTCCTGGAAGCCGAAGGTCGCCGCGACCGAGGACGCCCGGCTCCCCTGGTCCGGACTGGAGCGCGGCCTGGTCTGGGGCGAGGTGCACGACGAGAACGCGTACAGCCTGGACGGCGTCGCGGGCCACGCCGGGGTCTTCTCCTGCGCCTGGGACCTGGCGGTCCTCGCCCGCACCCTGCTCAACGGCGGGGTCTACGGCCGCGCGAGGATCCTCTCCGCGGCATCGGTCGACCTGCTGTTCACGGACTTCAACACCGCGTTCCCCGGTGACGCGCACGGCCTCGGCTTCGAGCTCTACCAGCACTGGTACATGGGGGCGATGGCCACCCCGCGCACGGCGGGCCACACCGGCTTCACGGGCACCAGCCTGGTGCTCGACCCGACCACGGACTCGTTCCTGATCGTGCTGGGCAACTCGGTCCATCCGGTGCGCAGCTGGCGCTCCGGCAGCGCACCGCGTGTCGCCGCCGCCAACCAGATGGCCCGCGCGGTCGCGGTCCGGCCCGCCCGGGGCCGTACGGCATGGTTCTCCGGCCTGGCAAGCGCCTCGTCGGCCACCCTGGCGCTCCCGCCGCTCGCCCTGAAGTCGTCGCGGGCCCGGCTGAGCTGCGCGTTGTGGTGGGACACCGAGCCCGCTTCCGACTTCCTCTTCCTGGAGGCCTCCACGGACGACGGGACCACCTGGCAGCCGGTCCCGTTCACCACCGGTCCGGCCTCGCCGAACGGGCAGCAACAGCCCGAACCGCATCCGACGGGCTCGGTGTCCGGCTGGTCGGGCCGGGTCTGGCACCGGCTGGACGCGGACCTCGCCCAGTGGGGCGGCGGGGCGTTGCGGCTGCGCTGGCGGTACGCCACGGATCAGCTCTACGTCGGCCGTGGGGTGTACGTGGACGCCATCAGGGTCGAGGACGGCGGACGTACGGTCTTCGACGAGGGCCGGCCGTCCGACGCCCGGCGCATCGAGGCGAACGGCTGGGCTGCTTCCGCGAACTGACCGGTACCCGAGGAGGGCCGGGGCGGCCGGGCCATCGCGGCCGGCCGGCCCGGCCACCGCACCGCCCGGACGAGCACCCGAACCGCCGGCCCCGATTCCCCGGCCCCGCTCCGGTCATCCCGGCAGATCGGCGGAGAGGAAGGGGGCAAGCAGCGCGAGCAAGTCGTCAGGGCGGTCGAGGGGAATGATGTGGCCGCAGTCCTGGAGCCGGTGTCCGACCAGGTCGTCGGCGAGCGGACGGAGCTGGCGTTCGAGCGCGGTGCCGACGGGGTGCGAGCCGACGGCCATCGTGGGCATGGTCAGCCGGGCCGTCGCCACGGCGTCCTGGAGCTGCCGCGCGCTGGTGGGCAGGGCCCGGTAATAGGAGAACGCACAGCGCAGGGCCTCGCTCCCGGTGTACGCGTGGAGGAAGGCCGCACGGACGTCGTCGGGTACACCCCGTCCGAGCGTGCCCGAGTCGAGGAACCAGTCGATGTACGCGGCCTCGTTGCCCGCCAGCACGGTCTCGGCGAGACCGGGGACCCCATGGAAGCCGAACCACCACGGGGCACCGCCCGCGAAAGCGTTCTCCGCCCCGGGCAGACGGCCGAGCAGCGCCTCCATCACGACCAGGCGCCGGACGAGGCCGGGCCGGCGCAGCGCGAGCAGGGCGGCGGGGGCGGTGCCCGCATCGATGCCGACCACTGCCGCCGAGGTCTCACCGAGTGCGTCGAGCAGTCCTTCGGCGTCGGCGGCAAGGGTGCCCGCGTCGTAGCCGTCGACGGCACGTTCGCTGGCACCGAAGCCTCGCAGGTCGGGGGCGATGACCCGGTACTGCCCGGACAGCCGGTCCATGATGCCGCTCCAGAGCCGCCAGGTGTGGGGGAAGCCGTGCAGCAGGAGAACCGCAGGTCCGTCCCCGGCGATGGCGACGTTGAGTTCGACGCCGTTCGTTGCGATGCGGCGCAGGTGGTGAGCGGTGGTGACGGGCATGACGGATCCTTGCGGTGGTTACCATTGGTGACCTCAGAACCATAGGTAACCGTCTGGTCGTTGCCCAGACGGCACTTTCAGGGAAGGTGGTGAGCCACAGGTGACCACCTCGAAGCCCCGGGCCACCGGGCGTGGGGTACACGGCGATCTGTTCGACCCCCAGTGCCCGACGCGGCAGTTGCTGGACCGTCTGGGGACGAAATGGACGTCCATGGCGGTCAAGACGCTCGCCGATGCCGCACCGGACGAGGTGCGCTTCGCGGAGCTGAGGCGCCGGATGCCCGGTGTCTCGCAGAAGATGCTGTCCGTGACGTTGCGGAGCCTGACCCGCGACGGGCTGGTGTCGCGCCGGGTCGAACCGACCGTGCCGCCACGGGTCTTCTACCGGCTCACCGGGCTCGGGCTGTCCCTGGAGGCCGTGCTCGCAGGGCTGCGAACCTGGGCGGAGGAGCACATGGCCGAGATCGACCGCGCCAACCACGCCGTGGACCGGGAGGCCGAGGAGACCGAGGTGCCTTAGCCAGGGCCCGACTCGCCCGCTGCCGAGCACCCGCGCCAGGGGCTCGCTCGCGGCAGCGGGCAGAGGCACGGCCTCGACAGGCACGTCCTGCGGCGCCGTTGCCGCATGGCGCGGCGGCCGACGCGAAGCCGGCCACCCGGATACGCGCGGTGCACCAGGAATCGGACGGCACCTCGGAGCCGAAGATCACCGCCGAACTCCACGAGACGAGCGGAGAGGCGCTCAACGACAAACTCATCGGCGGCACCCCTGCGACCCGCCGCCTCCAAACGGCACACCTGAGCCCTTTCTGAAAATGATTATCATCATGCTACGGTCGTCGCACGCTCAACCTTTGACCTGCCTTTTACTCGGAGTGACCCCGTGCGCGTCCTGTCCCGCCCCCTGCTCTTCCCCGCGGTTCTCGCCGCCGCTGTCCTGCTCACCGGCTGCT harbors:
- a CDS encoding serine hydrolase — protein: MTEDTAGGGIGRRRLGGGMLALGGALALAPIPFAKAASATESGAGSSDMSTGTAARTPSGQGGPTLRRGSAARAGLLQEPLDQLVTEAQKYLADSPKHPWYAGAVLLAGRGGTVALHRPIGKAVRYAAYDEKTDTGVEFPADQQIDMAEDTVFDLASVSKLFTSILAVQQIERGRLELEAPVASYLPDFAGGGKQDITIRQLLTHTSGFRAWIPLYKAPTREGKLELIWNEVPANPPGTAYLYSDLNLISLQLVLEKITGQTEDVLLREQITAPLGMHRTRYNPPASWKPKVAATEDARLPWSGLERGLVWGEVHDENAYSLDGVAGHAGVFSCAWDLAVLARTLLNGGVYGRARILSAASVDLLFTDFNTAFPGDAHGLGFELYQHWYMGAMATPRTAGHTGFTGTSLVLDPTTDSFLIVLGNSVHPVRSWRSGSAPRVAAANQMARAVAVRPARGRTAWFSGLASASSATLALPPLALKSSRARLSCALWWDTEPASDFLFLEASTDDGTTWQPVPFTTGPASPNGQQQPEPHPTGSVSGWSGRVWHRLDADLAQWGGGALRLRWRYATDQLYVGRGVYVDAIRVEDGGRTVFDEGRPSDARRIEANGWAASAN
- a CDS encoding alpha/beta fold hydrolase → MPVTTAHHLRRIATNGVELNVAIAGDGPAVLLLHGFPHTWRLWSGIMDRLSGQYRVIAPDLRGFGASERAVDGYDAGTLAADAEGLLDALGETSAAVVGIDAGTAPAALLALRRPGLVRRLVVMEALLGRLPGAENAFAGGAPWWFGFHGVPGLAETVLAGNEAAYIDWFLDSGTLGRGVPDDVRAAFLHAYTGSEALRCAFSYYRALPTSARQLQDAVATARLTMPTMAVGSHPVGTALERQLRPLADDLVGHRLQDCGHIIPLDRPDDLLALLAPFLSADLPG
- a CDS encoding winged helix-turn-helix transcriptional regulator; this translates as MTTSKPRATGRGVHGDLFDPQCPTRQLLDRLGTKWTSMAVKTLADAAPDEVRFAELRRRMPGVSQKMLSVTLRSLTRDGLVSRRVEPTVPPRVFYRLTGLGLSLEAVLAGLRTWAEEHMAEIDRANHAVDREAEETEVP